In Camelina sativa cultivar DH55 chromosome 17, Cs, whole genome shotgun sequence, the genomic stretch CACAACATGTTCCAACGTCGGAACAACTTGCAGATGTTTTGACCAAGACTCTTGGTTAGATTCAGTTTGAATAACTAATGTCCAAGTTGTGCATTAATGATTTTCACGCTTGAACGTGAGGGAGTATATGAGGATGTGTGTGAATCTGCTAAGATTATGATTAAATTTCTTTATGATAAGTGTTTAGATAATGTGATCTTATCTTTTGTTGAGACTCTATTATATAAATACTCGTTTGAGGTTATTAATAAATACAAGTCAGTTTGATAACCAATTTTACAATAAcctttatatataacaaaataaatgtttttctttactaaatctaatttaaaactatttaagaGATTTGTAAAACATGTCATAGTTAACTTAGGAGTAAGATACCTATAGTAAGTAATTTTACAAGTTAAAAAGTTTTGTAAAAAGCAGGAAACacttagaaaaatagaaaatagaaaggAATAGAAACTTCAGAAgcacaaaaagaggaaaatttatcattggaaaacaaaagaatataaaaagaaaaggaacaaaTTGGGTAAAAGAGAGAGGGTGCCCCTGAAGTAGGGTTGAAACGAGCTCCTTTGGTGTCTCTTTCGTCAACACCTGTCGGCCTTCTCACTTAAACACGCTCTTCACTCTCTTCTCACACCTCTCCCTCTCCCCACCatttaatctcttaatctaaTCACAAGTTTGATTCCTCcataaacaacaacacaaacccaATTCCACAAGATTAAACAAATACTagaaaaaatatcttctttcttttttcttttttctttttggtgaaataaataatacatcaagagaaagaacaaaagaagaaaaaaagcctGTCTTCTCTCACCTGTAAGGCTGTTAATTACCAGAAgaagcaagaacaacaacattacacacttcctctctttctcttaaaaACGGTTACtttccttcttttgttcttttaaaaactGCTACTTTGAGAGGATttagagagaaaacagagagagccTTCATCTGGCAAAACCCAGATGGAATTCGGATCTTTCCTTGTGTCCTTAGGGACATCTGCGGCTATCTTCGTCGTTCTCATGCTTCTCTTCACTTGGCTTTCTCGAAAACCCGGTAATGTTACGATTTACTACCCGAATCGGATCATTAAAGGGTTGGAACCATGGGAAGGTACTTCCTTGACTCGTAACCCTTTGGCTTGGATGCGTGAAGCTTTCACTTCTTCTGAACAAGATATTGTTGACGTTTCCGGTGTCGATACTGCCGTCCACTTTGTCTTCTTGAGCACTGgttcgatctctctctctctctctctctgtgggcaACTTTAGTTTGTTCTTAGAGTGGTTACTATTTAAGGATCTTGTGCAATTCTgcttatttttattggttttgatttgggtTTGATATTTAACCTAAGAAAGTTTCAATCTCTGGGGacaatttgggggaaaaaagtttcaaaatgatgtttttgttgatgtcTCTGACGATCTGTTTTGCTATGCTATGTTATGTTTGGATCTCTACTTGTAGATGTTGATATTGTTCAGTTAATGTTTACAAGAACATGACAAAGTGTTTCTGATGTCTTGAaattggctttttttttgtttgtttgacgcAGTTCTTGGGATATTTGCTTGTTCCGGTCTTTTTCTCTTACCGACTCTACTCCCTATAGCCGCAACAGACAACAATTTAAAGACCCGTTCAAAGAACGCCACAGATACCACAAGCAAAGGAACTTTTAGCCAAATTGATAATCTATCAATGGCTAACATCACAGTAAGttcaacaaacacaatcaaagaCTCCATTTCAGATATTGCGGTTTTGATCTTCTAAAGCAAAAATGTGTATCCTTTCAACTGAACAGAAAAAAAGTCCGAGGCTTTGGGCGTTCCTAGGAGCTGTGTACTGGATATCTTTCGTCACATATTTCTTTTTGTGGAAAGCTTATAAACATGTCTCTACATTGAGAGCTCAAGCTCTCATGTCTACTGATGTCAAACCCGAGCAGTTCGCTATTCTTGTTAGGGATATGCCTCATCCGCCTGACGGACAGACTCAGAAAGAGTTCATTGATTCTTATTTCAGAGAAATATACCCTCAGACATTCTACAGATCGCTTGTCGTAACAGAAAACAGCAAGGTATCTATCTACTTGTTCTGCACTAAAACTTTTATTCATCATATTGTTTAAAAACAGTATTAATCTTTGCTCTTTGTTGATATATAGGTTAATAAGATATGGAAAGATTTGGAAGGTTACAAGAAGAAGCTTGCGCGTGCAGAAGCGATAAATGAAGCCACTAATAACCGACCCACGAATAAAACCGGCATGTGTGGGTTAGTTGGTAAACAAGTAGACAGCATTGAGTATTACACCGAGCTAATCAACGAGTCTGTAGCCAAACTAGAAACAGAGCAGAAAGCTGTTCTTGCTGAGAAGCAGCAAACTGCAGCAATTGTTTTCTTCAACAATAGGATTACTGCTGCATCAGCCGCTCAGTCTTTGCACTGCCAGATGGTTGATAAATGGACGGTGATGGAAGCTCCCGAGCCTCGCCAGCTCATATGGAAGAATCTCAATATCAAGCTCTTCGGTAGAATAATCAGACAATACTTCATCTACTTCTTTGTTGCAGTAACCATTCTGTTTTACATGATCCCAATTGCGTTCGTCTCTGCTATCACCACTCTTAAGAATCTTCAGAAGATTATTCCATTCATAAAGCCAATTGTGGAGTTAACCTCCGTAAGAACTGTTTTGGAGTCTTTCCTTCCTCAGATTGCTCTCCTCGTTTTCTTGGCGATGTTGCCTAAgcttctcttgtttctctccaAAGCTGAGGGGATTCCTTCGCAGAGCCATGCTATTAGGGCTGCTTCGGGGAAGTACTTTTACTTCTCGGTCTTTAATGTCTTCATTGGAGTTACCCTTGCAGGGACTTTGTTTAACACAGTGAAGGATATTGCGAAAAATCCTAAACTCGACATGGTTATTAACCTTTTGGCTACTAGCCTCCCTAAGAGTGCGACTTTCTTCTTGACCTATGTTGCTCtcaagtgagttttttttttgctcctcTTAACTTAAACAGCATATACATTGTTCgtttgtttttctaaatcttATGTTGTTTTCAGGTTCTTTATTGGTTATGGCCTTGAGCTGTCTCGGATCATACCTTTGATAATCTTccatttgaagaagaagttcaTGTGCAAAACCGAAGCAGAGGTGAAAGAAGCTTGGTACCCGGGAGACTTGAGCTATGCCACTAGGGTTCCAGGAGACTTGCTCATCCTCACAATCACGTTCTGTTATTCCGTAATCGCTCCTCTTATCCTCGTATTCGGCGTCACCTACTTCGGTTTAGGCTGGCTCGTCCTTAGGAATCAGGTCAGACTCTCTCCTTTATTTCTACACCCATAAAAACTTAGGTTTACAAATGTGATCTTAAACGATTTCATTTTGGGGGTATGTATGACAGGCGTTGAAAGTGTACGTCCCATCATATGAGAGCTATGGAAGAATGTGGCCGCATATTCACCAGCGCATACTAGCAGCTTTGTTTCTATTCCAAGTAGTCATGTTTGGTTACTTAGgagccaagacattcttctacACGGCCCTTGTGATCCCTCTCATCATCACCTCTCTCATCTTCGGTTACGTGTGCCGCCAGAAGTTTTACGGAGGGTTCGAGCACACAGCTCTCGAGGTGGCTTGCCGTGAGCTGAAGCAGAGTCCAGACCTTGAGGAGATTTTCAGAGCATACATTCCTCATAGCTTGAGCACTCACAAACCAGACGAACACGAGTTCAAAGGCGCAATGTCTCGTTATCAAGACTTCAATGCAATATCAGCCGCTTAAGAAATTTGAAGCCAATCCCAATTATCTCATAGATTTGATTTATTGGCTTTTTTTAGAATCTCTTTAttgttgtgtgtgtgaaattttagggtttgcttAGGATTCTTCTTTGTATGTGTTCTTGggttgttgtaacttgtaactttGTAAGCTACTTTTAAACATCAACTTGATTTGTCATCATTATTATTCTTCTACTgctatttctttttattaaaaaaatggaatctGGTTGGTTCATCACATCAGTATAAGACGGTTGGTTCATCACATCAGTATAAGACGGACAATTCTTAAAGTTATTTAGCATTTCTTTTTCGGGAAATATACAAAATAGGCGCCCACTTCTTCAAACGTATTTTTAGATTGAGATATGTGATATTCATATCATTGTTGAAATcttttgaaaagaaattaaacTTTTGAATTCAAGACAGTTAAAGTAAAGATCACTCCCAGGTCTCCCATGGTTGAATCCATGaactattgttgttgttgttagattgtttgttGGTTTAGAAACTTTAACAAATCTGTAACTAGGTTGCCCACGCAAAATTGCGTAGGCTAGGtgtttaatagaaaataattcttaattaccttaaaagaattttaaattagtttatcattttttaaaaaatctaaattttttgttcttatctttATTGAAACTGTTAAATTTTCTCAAtgcataataaatttattaagtaGTTATTTTTATCATGTTTGTAATATTGATATAttgttatcaaataaaatattggtTTAGTTGTCATTGACTTGCTTCATAATTTtacttgatttaattttattattttagttcagcctaaagttttttttagttcatcctaatttttatttgtggttgagtaaatataatatatatgaaatgagttaaacatttttatttgtggttgaataaatagtaaaatgaaAAGTAAACATCTATGAAGGTGGAAGAGTacccaaaacaacaacacactatttaaaaaaaaaaacataataatcatTTTAAGGTGGAAGAGTATGAAGCATTATATTGTTTCCATTAATAGCTTAAAAAAATAACCATATTAAAATGACATAAGCTGCATAtgattagtttaaaataaataaagatatatcttatgatttatatatatatataacattatgATTTGATAACCTTTTCACACTgtatatttaaaacaaacaaagagacatataaataatatatatctattggTAGTAGACATCTATATCATCCCAGAGAGAcaattcataaataattaaataaagctCACTAAATCAAACTCACAAATCTTCTCTTTCGATTCCTTAGATAAAAGTTTTATACAGCTTGATCGATCACAcactcaaaaaatattatatgacaATATGGCACATTATTATAGTATGTGTGCAAAATTAGAACATCTGATATATGCTAATTGCCTAcattaaaatgatatatatatatatatcatacatcactaaaaataatattttcatagtCATTTATTTTGAACAACAATGACaacacaaaatagaaaaatacagTATAAGACAATATGTTACATGTcggtaaaaattataaaacctactttccaaacttataaaataacataaccaaaagaaaaaaaaaattataatggcCTCTCACATAAAAGTTCAAACTTAGAGATATT encodes the following:
- the LOC104757380 gene encoding CSC1-like protein ERD4 — encoded protein: MEFGSFLVSLGTSAAIFVVLMLLFTWLSRKPGNVTIYYPNRIIKGLEPWEGTSLTRNPLAWMREAFTSSEQDIVDVSGVDTAVHFVFLSTVLGIFACSGLFLLPTLLPIAATDNNLKTRSKNATDTTSKGTFSQIDNLSMANITKKSPRLWAFLGAVYWISFVTYFFLWKAYKHVSTLRAQALMSTDVKPEQFAILVRDMPHPPDGQTQKEFIDSYFREIYPQTFYRSLVVTENSKVNKIWKDLEGYKKKLARAEAINEATNNRPTNKTGMCGLVGKQVDSIEYYTELINESVAKLETEQKAVLAEKQQTAAIVFFNNRITAASAAQSLHCQMVDKWTVMEAPEPRQLIWKNLNIKLFGRIIRQYFIYFFVAVTILFYMIPIAFVSAITTLKNLQKIIPFIKPIVELTSVRTVLESFLPQIALLVFLAMLPKLLLFLSKAEGIPSQSHAIRAASGKYFYFSVFNVFIGVTLAGTLFNTVKDIAKNPKLDMVINLLATSLPKSATFFLTYVALKFFIGYGLELSRIIPLIIFHLKKKFMCKTEAEVKEAWYPGDLSYATRVPGDLLILTITFCYSVIAPLILVFGVTYFGLGWLVLRNQALKVYVPSYESYGRMWPHIHQRILAALFLFQVVMFGYLGAKTFFYTALVIPLIITSLIFGYVCRQKFYGGFEHTALEVACRELKQSPDLEEIFRAYIPHSLSTHKPDEHEFKGAMSRYQDFNAISAA